A single window of Desulfuromonas sp. TF DNA harbors:
- the nrfD gene encoding NrfD/PsrC family molybdoenzyme membrane anchor subunit: MSFFKHRPPLPLWFAVLGAGMLAGLLGVGAVLLHGHAEVYNVTREIPWGILISTYVFLVVSSTGLCLVSSLGHVFGIKHFEFIGKRAILLAILTLLCGFGTIAMELNHPIRMALYAVISPNFTSAIWWMGTLYGLYLVLLCGEFYFLMKGMHRGAFTMGMLGFIAAVTAHSNLGAVFGLLEARPYWHGSFLPIYFILSALVSGGAIVSMIVYFNHKESGTRMPQRYSEFMGTLGKLQALFLTILIFFVVWKIIPGVYGRPPEKYEATMAVLSGPLSFNFWFFEVLIGMLIPVILLLNRRTRTPLGVMYAGLLSTFGIFFMRFDLVIAGQLVSMREGAGDLVSGLLQYTPSLVEVAIVVGAI; encoded by the coding sequence ATGTCCTTTTTTAAACATCGCCCGCCCCTGCCGCTGTGGTTCGCCGTTCTCGGCGCCGGGATGCTCGCGGGTCTTCTCGGAGTCGGAGCGGTCCTGCTTCACGGACACGCCGAGGTCTACAACGTGACACGGGAGATCCCCTGGGGAATCCTCATCTCCACCTACGTTTTTCTCGTCGTTTCCAGCACCGGCCTGTGCCTGGTGTCGAGCCTGGGGCACGTCTTCGGCATCAAACATTTCGAGTTCATCGGCAAGCGGGCCATCCTCCTGGCCATCCTTACCCTGCTGTGCGGATTCGGAACCATTGCCATGGAACTCAACCACCCGATCCGCATGGCCCTCTATGCCGTCATCAGCCCCAATTTCACCTCCGCCATCTGGTGGATGGGGACACTCTACGGACTGTACCTCGTCCTGCTGTGCGGCGAGTTCTACTTCCTTATGAAGGGGATGCACAGGGGGGCCTTCACCATGGGGATGCTCGGCTTCATCGCCGCCGTCACCGCCCACTCCAACCTCGGGGCCGTTTTCGGACTTCTCGAAGCCCGTCCTTACTGGCACGGCTCATTTCTCCCCATTTACTTCATCCTGTCGGCCCTGGTCTCCGGCGGGGCGATCGTCAGCATGATCGTCTACTTCAATCACAAGGAGAGCGGCACTCGCATGCCCCAGCGCTACAGCGAGTTCATGGGGACCCTGGGTAAACTGCAGGCGCTTTTTCTGACCATCCTGATCTTCTTCGTCGTCTGGAAGATCATTCCCGGCGTCTACGGCCGTCCGCCGGAGAAATACGAGGCGACCATGGCCGTGCTCAGCGGACCTCTCTCTTTCAACTTCTGGTTCTTCGAGGTGCTGATCGGCATGCTCATCCCGGTCATTCTCCTGCTGAACCGCCGCACCCGTACCCCGCTGGGGGTCATGTACGCCGGCCTCCTCTCCACCTTCGGCATCTTCTTCATGCGCTTCGACCTGGTCATCGCCGGTCAGCTCGTCTCCATGCGCGAAGGGGCCGGAGACCTGGTGAGCGGATTGCTGCAGTACACCCCCTCCCTGGTCGAAGTCGCCATCGTGGTCGGGGCGATT
- a CDS encoding 4Fe-4S dicluster domain-containing protein translates to MKKNKRYAIVLDTRKCIDCKACTVACKAENDVPLGRNNYRNWVDDGELRGAYPTLGQSFTPSQCQHCGNPPCAHVCPTRATEVSEDGIVHVVAKKCIGCKYCQTACPYNARYYNEEIGAVDKCTFCAHRVYNGRVPACVETCPTKVRTFGDINDPHSEVSRLLARNPSRVLKKSQGSKPFLFYLI, encoded by the coding sequence ATGAAGAAGAACAAGCGCTACGCCATCGTGCTCGATACCAGAAAGTGTATCGACTGCAAGGCCTGCACGGTAGCCTGCAAAGCCGAGAACGACGTGCCGCTGGGACGGAACAACTACCGCAACTGGGTCGATGACGGCGAACTGCGGGGGGCTTATCCCACTCTTGGCCAGAGCTTCACCCCCAGTCAGTGCCAGCACTGTGGCAATCCGCCCTGCGCCCATGTCTGCCCCACCAGGGCCACCGAGGTCAGCGAGGACGGTATCGTTCACGTGGTCGCCAAAAAATGCATCGGCTGCAAGTATTGCCAGACCGCCTGCCCCTACAACGCCCGCTACTACAACGAGGAGATCGGGGCGGTGGACAAGTGCACCTTCTGCGCCCATCGAGTCTACAACGGGCGCGTCCCGGCCTGCGTCGAGACCTGCCCGACCAAGGTCAGGACCTTCGGAGATATCAATGATCCGCACAGCGAAGTTTCCCGGCTGCTGGCCAGGAATCCTTCACGGGTGCTTAAAAAATCGCAGGGGAGCAAACCCTTCCTGTTCTATCTGATCTAA